In Tripterygium wilfordii isolate XIE 37 chromosome 15, ASM1340144v1, whole genome shotgun sequence, one DNA window encodes the following:
- the LOC120016042 gene encoding UDP-glycosyltransferase 82A1 isoform X1, producing the protein MGNMRCHKKRPKMVLVPYPAQGHVTPMLKLASTFLNHGFDPIIVTPEFIHCRITSNANPTDGITYTWIPDGLGNEVTRDFFAIDNAMENYMPIQLERIVQSLDEDGEEVVCIIVDLLASWAINVANRCRIPVAGFWPAMLASYRLVAAIPDMVRTDIISATGNPQNLRHHIALRPFQPNQPKLWTGDLPWLIGTPQARKSRFNFWVRVLDRSSTLPWILVNSFSNESLSYEENYFTETTQLGQPMILPVTGSYCKHSVPKSPSLWEEDMASLKWLETQKPKSVLYISFGSWVSPIGESKVKTLALTLESLGQPFIWVLGSNWRQGLPNGFIQRVSKQGKIVSWAPQVEILNHRAVGGYLTHCGWNSTMEAIQCGMPLLCYPIAGDQFVNCKFIVQVWRIGVKIDGFGLKDVEEGLKKVVEDEEMNERLMKVRDRVVGEKSSLKAKININAFIDDLNRSTA; encoded by the exons ATGGGAAATATGAGGTGCCATAAGAAAAGGCCAAAGATGGTGTTGGTTCCATATCCAGCACAAGGTCACGTCACTCCGATGCTCAAGTTAGCCTCAACCTTCCTCAACCATGGATTTGATCCTATCATCGTAACCCCGGAGTTCATCCACTGTCGGATCACATCGAATGCTAATCCTACGGATGGGATTACGTACACGTGGATACCAGATGGTCTAGGGAATGAAGTGACTCGTGACTTCTTTGCCATAGATAATGCTATGGAGAACTACATGCCAATCCAATTGGAGAGAATTGTACAGAGTCttgatgaagatggagaagaaGTTGTGTGCATTATTGTTGATTTGTTAGCTTCATGGGCCATTAATGTTGCTAATCGATGTCGGATTCCGGTCGCCGGATTTTGGCCGGCCATGCTCGCTTCTTACCGGCTTGTCGCGGCCATACCGGACATGGTTCGCACCGACATCATCTCTGCTACTG GAAATCCGCAAAATCTACGGCATCATATTGCACTACGTCCTTTCCAGCCTAATCAACCAAAGCTATGGACTGGAGATCTACCATGGCTGATTGGAACTCCACAAGCAAGAAAATCAAGATTCAACTTCTGGGTCAGAGTTTTAGATCGATCGAGTACTCTACCTTGGATTCTTGTGAACTCTTTCTCTAACGAGTCTCTTAGTTATGAAGAAAATTACTTCACTGAAACCACTCAATTAGGCCAACCCATGATTCTGCCAGTAACTGGATCTTATTGCAAGCATTCAGTACCCAAAAGTCCAAGCCTTTGGGAGGAAGACATGGCCAGTTTGAAGTGGCTGGAAACTCAAAAACCCAAATCAGTTCTCTACATCTCATTTGGCAGTTGGGTTAGCCCAATTGGAgaatcaaaagtcaaaactctTGCATTAACATTGGAATCATTAGGACAACCTTTTATCTGGGTCCTAGGTTCCAATTGGAGACAAGGATTACCAAATGGGTTCATCCAAAGAGTGTCAAAACAGGGGAAAATAGTGTCATGGGCACCACAAGTGGAGATCTTGAACCACAGAGCAGTAGGTGGTTATCTGACACATTGTGGTTGGAACTCGACAATGGAGGCTATACAGTGTGGAATGCCTCTTCTCTGTTATCCGATCGCGGGGGATCAGTTTGTGAATTGCAAGTTCATTGTTCAAGTATGGAGAATAGGAGTGAAGATTGATGGGTTTGGATTGAAAGATGTTGAAGAGGGGTTGAAGAAGGTGGTGGAGGATGAAGAGATGAATGAGAGGTTAATGAAGGTTCGTGACAGAGTTGTGGGAGAGAAGTCTAGTTTGAAGGCGAAGATCAACATCAATGccttcattgatgatttgaataGATCAACAGCTTAA
- the LOC120016043 gene encoding uncharacterized protein LOC120016043, giving the protein MILMLFGECAGGCNSRERVRRHKWGQTHAHCHSRLHQRAHYDSSPSAFKCFSSHSCIGMERQFISIDTSPRKGSMISLFILPFEVILFLNFVFLAFTDFSFKQIKSHFSFKFLRSS; this is encoded by the exons ATGATACTCATGTTATTCGG GGAGTGTGCTGGTGGATGCAATAGCCGTGAGAGAGTCAGACGTCACAAATGGGGCCAAACTCATGCGCATTGCCACTCAAGGTTGCATCAACGG GCACACTACGACTCTTCCCCTTCTGCTTTTAAATgcttttcttctcattcttgCATCGGGATGGAACGACAGTTCATATCTATTGACACTTCTCCAAGAAAAGGTTCTATGATCTCTCTCTTCATTCTTCCCTTTGAGGTAattctatttttaaattttgtttttcttgcatTCACTGATTTCAGTTTTAAGCAAATTAAGTCACATTTCAGTTTTAAATTTTTAAGAAGCTCATAA
- the LOC120016045 gene encoding cysteine-rich and transmembrane domain-containing protein PCC1-like: MSQYNQNQSAEAYLAPPSSALPTLVAPPPVGYPMGDGTVQPQSDAPIETKTRGPLGSPLGWCSCFANCASCMMTALSCGTS; the protein is encoded by the exons ATGAGCCAATACAATCAGAATCAATCTGCAG AGGCATACCTAGCGCCGCCATCATCCGCGCTACCAACATTGGTGGCACCGCCACCGGTCGGTTATCCGATGGGGGATGGCACAGTCCAACCACAAAGTGATGCTCCAATTGAGACCAAGACCAGGGGCCCCTTGGGGTCTCCCTTGGGGTGGTGTAG TTGTTTCGCCAATTGCGCTTCGTGCATGATGACAGCTTTGAGTTGTGGAACCTCATGA